A stretch of Gouania willdenowi chromosome 21, fGouWil2.1, whole genome shotgun sequence DNA encodes these proteins:
- the mylkb gene encoding myosin light chain kinase, smooth muscle, giving the protein MAFKANLRGVRPRPEEKTPSPPQVDFRSVLGKKGTNGGKALSGENAKSPGDFRSVLGNKKKVEAEKNGQPVQDNTHNCVDGEVPEGPPTGRGPGPEFVETLSDVTVLDGQKLHLQCCLNTQDASVTWTLEGKVIKASKFILLSYKDGLCSLTIDKALPEDEGQYVCRAENSEGRAESRCVVLVDDPTENSPADKKSKKATPTSESEARIKKPTPKTPPRQAMPPQILTFPEDMKILAGEKVEILCKFSGAPPITCTWLKFRKPIQEGSQDTSIENEEGLTKLTINSGQQEHCGCYTIELRNNYGLRQAALNLTIVDKPDPPARVPAASDVRRSSLTLSWYGPTYDGGSAVQSYQLEIWDSVDQQWKHLVSCNSTSYNVQNLLPERQYKFRVRAENIYGVGEPSAESEPVIVGLVDDDNLDEAEEEDDDVEKEPDYRDVMIRTDVKVKELYDVEERLGTGKFGQVFKLVEKATKKAWAGKFIKAYSAKEKENVRQEISIMNSLHHPKLVQCIDAFEGKSDIVMVLEMISGGELFERIIDEDFELTEREVIKYMLQIIDGVNFIHTKGIVHLDLKPENIMCVNKTGSKIKLIDFGLARRLENAGTLKVLFGTPEFVAPEVINYEAISYTTDMWSIGVICYILLSGLSPFMGDSDVETLSNVTSATWDFEDEAFDEISDNAKDFITNLLKKDMRARLTCAQCFQHSWLKQDTNTMKAKKLSKERMKKYILRRKWQKTGHAVRAIGRLSSMAMMAGVSAKKGSPTEEDNQFLECLELSQRSECAPTFSSVIKDVEVVEGSAARFDCKIEGYPDPEVVWYKDEQPIKETRHFQIDYDEEGHCSLVISEVSGDDDAKYTVKAVNSLGEATCTAELLVEVMGGEEEEEEE; this is encoded by the exons CCTTCAAGGCAAATCTACGAGGTGTCCGGCCCCGTCCTGAGGAGAAGACCCCTTCCCCCCCTCAGGTGGATTTCCGCAGTGTTTTGGGAAAGAAGGGGACCAATGGTGGCAAGGCACTGAGCGGCGAGAATGCCAAGAGCCCTGGAGACTTCCGCTCTGTGCTGGGCAACAAGAAGAAGGTGGAGGCTGAGAAGAACGGACAGCCCGTCCAGGACAACACCCACAACTGTGTGGATGGAGAGGTGCCCGAGGGCCCCCCCACAGGAAGGGGGCCGGGACCAGAGTTTGTGGAGACGCTGAGCGACGTGACAGTGCTGGATGGACAAAAGCTCCACCTGCAGTGTTGCCTCAACACCCAGGACGCCTCTGTCACCTGGACCCTGGAGGGAAAGGTCATCAAAGCCTCCAAGTTCATCCTCCTCAGCtacaaag atgGCCTGTGTTCTCTGACCATAGATAAAGCCCTCCCTGAGGATGAAGGTCAGTACGTGTGTAGAGCTGAGAACTCAGAGGGTCGAGCTGAGAGTCGCTGTGTGGTGTTGGTGGACG ATCCAACAGAAAACTCTCCTGCAGACAAAAAGTCCAAGAAGGCGACTCCAACCTCTGAGA GTGAGGCCAGGATAAAGAAACCCACCCCAAAGACTCCGCCCAGACAAG CGATGCCTCCTCAGATCCTCACCTTCCCCGAGGACATGAAGATCTTAGCTGGAGAAAAGGTGGAGATCCTCTGCAAGTTCTCAGGAGCTCCGCCTATCACCTGTACCTGGCTGAAGTTCAGGAAACCG ATCCAGGAGGGTTCTCAGGACACGTCCATAGAGAATGAAGAGGGCCTCACTAAACTGACCATTAACAGTGGTCAGCAGGAGCACTGTGGCTGTTACACCATCGAGCTGAGGAACAACTATGGCCTGCGCCAGGCGGCCCTCAACCTCACCATCGTAG ATAAACCCGACCCTCCCGCCCGGGTCCCAGCAGCCTCTGACGTGCGGCGGTCCAGTCTGACCCTGTCGTGGTATGGCCCCACCTACGACGGAGGCAGTGCGGTACAGTCCTATCAGCTGGAGATCTGGGACTCAGTGGACCAGCAGTGGAAACATCTGGTTTCCTGCAACAGCACGTCCTACAACGTCCAG AACCTGCTCCCAGAGCGCCAGTACAAGTTCAGAGTCCGGGCCGAGAACATCTACGGAGTGGGAGAACCCAGCGCAGAGTCTGAGCCCGTCATTGTTGGACTGGTAGACGACG ATAACCTGGACGAGGCTGAGGAGGAAGATGATg acgTGGAGAAGGAGCCTGACTACAGAGACGTGATGATCCGCACAGACGTGAAGGTGAAGGAGCTGTACGATGTGGAGGAGAGGCTGGGAAc GGGGAAGTTCGGGCAGGTCTTTAAGCTGGTGGAGAAGGCCACTAAGAAGGCCTGGGCGGGGAAGTTCATCAAGGCGTATTCGGCTAAGGAGAAGGAGAACGTTCGACAGGAGATCAGCATCATGAACAGCCTCCACCACCCCAAACTGGTCCAGTGCATCGACGCCTTTGAAGGGAAGTCTGACATCGTCATGGTGCTGGAGAT GATTTCGGGCGGTGAGCTGTTTGAGCGAATCATCGATGAAGACTTTGAGCTGACGGAGCGAGAGGTGATTAAATACATGCTGCAGATCATAGATGGAGTTAACTTCATCCACACTAAGGGCATTGTCCACCTGGACCTGAAACCAGAAAACATCATGTGTGTCAACAAGACCGGCAGCAAGATCAAACTCATCGATTTTGGCCTCGCCCGCAGATTAG AGAACGCTGGGACTCTGAAGGTTCTGTTTGGAACTCCAGAGTTTGTGGCTCCTGAAGTGATCAACTATGAAGCTATTAGCTACACCACGGACATGTGGAGCATCGGAGTCATCTGCTACATCCT GCTCAGTGGTCTCTCTCCCTTCATGGGGGACAGTGATGTGGAGACTCTGTCTAACGTCACCTCAGCTACGTGGGACTTTGAGGACGAGGCCTTCGATGAGATCTCTGACAACGCCAAAGATTTCATCACCAACCTGCTGAAGAAGGACATGAG GGCACGGCTCACCTGTGCTCAGTGCTTCCAACACTCGTGGTTGAAGCAAGACACCAACACCATGAAGGCCAAGAAGCTCAGCAAGGAGAGGATGAAGAAGTACATCCTCAGGAGGAAGTGGCAG aaAACAGGTCATGCTGTCAGAGCGATTGGTCGCCTGTCTTCGATGGCGATGATGGCTGGAGTCAGCGCCAAGAAAGGTTCACCCACTGAAG AGGACAATCAGTTCCTGGAGTGTCTGGAGCTTTCTCAGAGGTCAGAGTGTGCTCCCACCTTTAGCTCCGTCATTAAAGACGTGGAGGTCGTTGAAGGCAGCGCTGCTCGCTTCGACTGTAAGATAGAAG GTTATCCTGACCCTGAGGTGGTTTGGTACAAAGACGAGCAGCCAATCAAAGAGACCCGTCACTTCCAGATCGACTATGATGAGGAAGGGCACTGTAGCCTGGTCAtttcagag gtttCAGGTGACGATGATGCTAAGTACACGGTGAAGGCAGTGAACAGTTTGGGTGAAGCCACGTGCACGGCTGAGCTGCTGGTGGAGGTGATGggtggagaggaagaggaggaggaagagtaa